A window from Gottschalkiaceae bacterium SANA encodes these proteins:
- a CDS encoding aldolase/citrate lyase family protein, which yields MENALKAKLNSGKSVVGTFFEIGGTAAIECLGLTGLDFMIIDTEHGPFDVESAMEYIRVAELHGITPMVRVKNHERSSILKMLDVGAKGLVIPNIHTVEEVKEIVNHGKYAPVGNRGFFLGRVAGYGYDIIAREVPGYFSTCNQETMLIPQCETVGCLENIETIAAMDGVDGIFVGPYDLSISMGMIAQFDHPLFIKALERIVKACKAAEIPAFIFSGNTQGAKMHFANGFQGVAINTDTSVYINAYKNIVAEVKNK from the coding sequence ATGGAAAATGCATTGAAGGCAAAATTGAATAGCGGCAAGAGTGTGGTGGGAACCTTTTTTGAAATCGGCGGAACCGCTGCTATTGAGTGTCTTGGACTGACGGGATTGGATTTTATGATTATCGATACTGAACATGGCCCCTTTGATGTAGAAAGCGCCATGGAATATATCCGTGTAGCGGAACTGCATGGGATCACACCCATGGTGCGCGTGAAGAATCATGAACGTTCTTCGATTCTAAAGATGCTAGATGTGGGAGCAAAGGGGTTGGTTATCCCAAATATTCATACGGTTGAAGAAGTAAAAGAGATTGTGAATCATGGGAAATATGCGCCAGTGGGGAATCGTGGATTTTTCTTAGGCCGTGTGGCAGGATATGGCTATGACATTATAGCCAGAGAAGTACCGGGATACTTTTCAACCTGCAACCAAGAAACCATGTTGATTCCTCAATGTGAAACGGTGGGATGTTTGGAAAACATCGAGACCATTGCCGCTATGGACGGAGTGGATGGTATTTTTGTTGGCCCTTATGATCTGTCTATTAGCATGGGTATGATTGCACAGTTCGATCATCCTCTCTTTATAAAAGCTTTGGAACGTATTGTAAAAGCATGCAAGGCTGCAGAGATTCCAGCATTTATTTTTTCAGGAAATACTCAAGGAGCAAAAATGCATTTTGCCAATGGATTTCAGGGTGTAGCTATTAATACGGACACGTCGGTGTATATCAATGCTTATAAAAATATCGTTGCTGAAGTGAAAAACAAATAA
- the gbsB gene encoding choline dehydrogenase: MSFNFVLPSAIRYGNGVIQELDQELNQISAKKILVVCDPGIIQAKILEKVLAFVGEDKEVIVFSEIEANPKDYNIQAGAELAAKEDVDVLLAIGGGSPIDAAKGIAVLARQGGVIRDYATKPIGADCLPMIAIPTTAGTGSEVTFSSVITDTKENYKFTVKSPYIAAKVALIDPELTYTLPPAITAATGIDALTHAIEGYTATCTEPIAEALGLYAVEYIGKYIVRAVKVGSDQEARDGMMMGSLLAGLSFSHADVAGVHCMAEALGSVFDKPHGLCNAIILPHMMTECLPFALYKYARVARALGIVESDDKKAAEKGIEWIRDISTEIGLPKFQSLGVEPKDFHMLAELSEKNGSNGSNPKPMSIEDYEKLFIKINQE, from the coding sequence ATGAGTTTTAATTTTGTTTTGCCATCCGCAATTAGATATGGAAATGGTGTGATTCAAGAATTGGATCAAGAACTGAATCAGATTTCGGCGAAGAAGATACTGGTTGTTTGCGATCCGGGAATTATCCAAGCGAAAATCTTGGAAAAGGTATTGGCCTTTGTTGGAGAAGACAAGGAAGTGATCGTCTTTAGCGAGATTGAAGCCAATCCAAAGGATTACAATATCCAAGCAGGTGCGGAACTTGCTGCCAAAGAGGATGTGGATGTTTTGCTTGCCATTGGAGGTGGAAGCCCCATTGATGCTGCAAAAGGGATTGCTGTATTGGCGAGACAAGGCGGTGTCATTCGAGACTATGCGACAAAACCCATTGGGGCGGATTGTCTGCCAATGATTGCGATTCCAACAACGGCGGGAACGGGAAGCGAAGTGACCTTCTCCTCTGTAATTACGGACACAAAAGAGAATTATAAGTTTACAGTCAAGAGTCCGTATATTGCGGCGAAGGTTGCATTGATTGACCCAGAGTTGACTTATACCCTACCGCCTGCCATTACGGCAGCAACAGGGATTGACGCATTGACTCATGCGATTGAAGGCTATACGGCAACGTGCACAGAGCCGATCGCAGAGGCGTTGGGACTCTATGCCGTCGAGTATATCGGAAAGTACATCGTTCGCGCTGTAAAGGTCGGGAGTGACCAAGAAGCGCGGGATGGGATGATGATGGGAAGTTTATTGGCGGGTCTTTCTTTCAGCCACGCGGATGTGGCTGGGGTGCATTGCATGGCCGAAGCCCTAGGTAGTGTTTTTGATAAGCCCCATGGACTATGCAATGCGATTATTCTGCCGCATATGATGACAGAATGCCTGCCATTCGCTTTGTACAAATATGCGAGAGTGGCAAGAGCATTGGGTATTGTGGAGAGTGATGACAAAAAAGCAGCGGAAAAGGGAATCGAATGGATTCGGGACATTTCTACAGAAATTGGTCTTCCAAAGTTTCAATCTTTGGGCGTAGAGCCAAAGGATTTCCACATGCTGGCGGAATTGTCCGAGAAAAATGGATCCAATGGCAGCAATCCAAAGCCAATGAGTATAGAGGATTACGAAAAGCTCTTTATTAAAATCAATCAAGAGTAG
- a CDS encoding DMT family transporter, producing the protein MKSKMASYLVLFLGVAALSTSAIFVRLANAPSSITAFYRLFITALILLPFALLKEENRRELLSLSKKQWGFGILSGLFLSMHYVLWFESLRFTSVASSTVIVTLQPLFAIVGGFFVFKERFSRGAIIGFLIAIVGSFIIGWGDFQVGGQALFGDVLAFVAAGMITVYFFIGQHLRKNLSVIPYSFLGYVCSSVFLGIYAISQEVSFTNYSLQTWQAFFGLACIATIFGQMSFNWLLKWLSTSVISMSILGETIGTCILAFLILDEGITVQQGIGIAVILTGLALFLIQKNKLEECVEGSSTVLLEKQE; encoded by the coding sequence TTGAAATCAAAGATGGCTTCGTATCTTGTTTTGTTTCTGGGTGTTGCAGCCTTATCCACATCGGCCATTTTTGTGCGACTGGCGAATGCACCGTCATCTATCACAGCCTTCTATCGGTTGTTTATCACGGCCTTGATTCTTCTGCCCTTTGCTTTGTTAAAGGAAGAGAATCGAAGAGAATTGCTTTCACTTTCTAAGAAGCAATGGGGATTTGGAATTTTATCGGGGTTATTTTTGTCCATGCATTATGTCTTATGGTTTGAGTCTCTGCGGTTCACATCAGTGGCGAGTTCAACGGTCATTGTAACCTTACAACCGCTTTTTGCCATTGTTGGCGGTTTTTTTGTATTTAAGGAGCGCTTCAGCCGGGGTGCGATTATTGGATTTTTGATTGCCATTGTTGGCAGCTTTATCATTGGCTGGGGAGATTTCCAAGTCGGTGGTCAAGCACTTTTTGGTGATGTTCTCGCCTTTGTTGCGGCTGGAATGATTACGGTCTACTTTTTTATTGGACAGCACTTGCGGAAAAATTTGTCTGTGATTCCATATTCCTTTTTGGGATATGTTTGTAGTTCGGTGTTTTTGGGAATCTATGCGATCAGCCAAGAGGTATCATTTACGAATTATTCGCTGCAAACCTGGCAAGCTTTCTTTGGATTAGCCTGTATTGCAACGATATTTGGACAGATGAGTTTCAATTGGCTCCTGAAATGGTTGAGCACTTCTGTGATCTCAATGAGTATCTTAGGAGAGACCATAGGAACCTGCATTCTTGCCTTTCTGATCTTGGATGAGGGCATTACTGTACAGCAGGGTATTGGTATTGCAGTCATCTTAACGGGTCTTGCTTTGTTCTTAATTCAAAAAAATAAATTGGAGGAATGTGTTGAAGGTTCTTCGACGGTCCTATTGGAAAAGCAAGAATGA
- a CDS encoding GNAT family N-acetyltransferase, producing MGEPMIRNATIADLDVVVAIEAECFPAAEAAERESMEERLTAYTKGFFLAEIDGQAIGFINGACSDSPIIEDKFYESMKWHKNSGKHLMVYGLDVMPDYRGNGYARALMNRFIDFAREEKKAAVLLTCKSHLVAFYESFGYKNLGVSDSNHGGAEWNDLQLDL from the coding sequence ATGGGTGAACCAATGATACGGAATGCAACTATAGCAGATCTCGATGTAGTTGTTGCTATTGAAGCGGAGTGTTTTCCTGCTGCGGAAGCAGCGGAGAGAGAGTCTATGGAAGAAAGGCTGACAGCCTATACAAAGGGATTTTTCCTAGCAGAGATAGATGGCCAAGCGATTGGATTTATCAATGGCGCCTGCAGTGATTCGCCAATTATTGAGGACAAATTTTACGAATCTATGAAATGGCACAAGAATTCTGGTAAGCATTTGATGGTCTATGGATTGGATGTGATGCCAGATTATCGTGGAAATGGTTATGCAAGAGCCTTGATGAATCGATTTATAGACTTTGCTCGAGAAGAAAAGAAAGCGGCGGTCTTGTTGACCTGCAAGTCGCATTTGGTGGCATTTTATGAGAGCTTTGGATATAAGAATTTGGGCGTTTCAGATTCGAACCACGGCGGTGCTGAATGGAATGATCTGCAGCTTGATTTATAA